The Streptomyces cyaneogriseus subsp. noncyanogenus region GGCCCGCCAGTCCGGCGCGGCCGGCGCGACGCCCCCGGCGGGCGGGGACAGGACCACCTCCACCGTCCCGGCGCCGCCCGGCGGGCGGTCGCCGCCCCGCGGGGCGAGCCGGCCGTCCCGGATGACGTAGGCGTGGTCGGCGTATTGTCCGACGACCGCCTCCCGGTGGTCGGCGAAGACCACCGTGCCGCCCCGCCCGGCCACCTCGCCGATGAGCTCGTCGAGGACCGCGTGCGCCGGGACGTCCAGTCCGGACCAGGGTTCGTCGAGGACCAGCAGGTCCGGTACGACCAGCAGGGCCTGGGCCAGCGCCACCTTCTGCGCGTTGCCCTTGGACAGCGTGCGCAGCGGCGCCTGCGCACCGCCCACCAGGGCCAGCCGGTCCAGCAGGTGGTGCGCGCGGGCCCGGGCCCGGTCGCCCGGCATGCCGCGGACGCGTCCCATGTGGGTGAGGTAGGCGATCGCCGGCAGGCGGTCGTGCGCGGTGAAGCGGTCCGGTACGTAACCGACGCGCGGCGGACGGCCCGAGACCCTCCCGGAGGTGGGCCGCGACAGCCCGGCGAGAATCCTCAGCAGGGTCGACTTCCCCGAACCGTTGCCGCCCGCCACGGCGACCACCGCACCCGGCGGGACCTCCAGCTCCACATCGGTGAGGACCCAGCGGCCCCTGCCGTACCGCTTGCCGACCGCCTCACAGCGCAGCACACCGGCTCCTCGGCGAGCCGTGCACCGCACCCGCCCGTGACCGGGCCGTCCCGCAGCCACTCGGGAAGCCCGGCCCGTCCGGGCGGCCGGGCGCGCGGCTCAGGTGTGCGACATCGTCCGTCATGGCCGACGACTCTAGCGACCGGCCGGACCCCCCGGCCCGCCCGCCTCGCGCCGTGCGGACCCGCCGGTGGCGGAGCCCCGCGCCCGCAGGGCGTCCACCGCCATGCGGGCCGCGGTGCCGATGACGGCGTCGGCGGCGGGCAGCGTGGCGGCGGTGGAGGCGGACCGCGTGAAGACCGCGACGGCGTACCGGCCGCCGTCGGGGTACTCCACCACACCGACCTCGTTCCGTACCGTCGGCAGGCTCCCCGTCTTGCCCGAGACCCGCACGTCGTCGAACGGGAAACCGGAGGCCAGCCGGTGCGGCCACACCTGCAGGCCCAGGATGCGGCGCATCGCCGCGCAGTGCCCGGGCAGGCATGCCTCGTCCCGCCACACCGCACCGAGCAGACGGGTCATGTCGCGGGGCGTGGTGTGGTTGGTGCGGGCCGGGTCCAGGGCCCGCAGACCGGCGACGACGTGCGGCGAACGCAGCGACGGTGCGCCCTGGGGGCCCGTGTCCTCGCGGAGCATGGCGAACAGCTCGCGGAACGTGTGCAGGGCGCGGGTGCGCTCCAGTCCCAGCCGGGCCGTCGTGGCGTTGACCGCGTCCAGGCCGACCCGCCGCAGCAGCAGATCGGCCGCGCCGTTGTCGCTGACGGCCATCATCAGATACGCCAGGTCGCGCAGGGAGATGAGGACCGGATCGAGCATGGCGGCCAGTCCCGTGGGTCCGCTGGTGCGGTCGTCGGGCGGGCACTCCACGCGCTCGGCGAGGTCCAGCCGCCCCGCCTCGGCCTGTTCGTGCAGCGCGACCAGCAGGCACAGCTTGTGCACGCTGGCGGTGACCACCGGTTGGTCGGCCCCCGCGTCGACCTCGGCGCCGGAGTCGATGTCGACGGCGTGCAGATGGCCGGTGACCCCGGCTTCGGCGAATGCGGCGCCGATACGGCGGGCGATGGAGGTCGTCACAGCAGGTACTCCGCGGCGGGACGCAGGTGAAGGGGCCGGTCGGGCAGGTCCGTGCGGGCAGCGGCGGTCTCCCGCAGGGCCCGGTGGACGGCGTCCGCGAAGGCGCGGACGGCGGTGTCCCCCCGGCCCTTGGGCCAGGCGACGCAGTGCCGCCAGGCCAGCGGGGAGCCCGCGAGCGGCCGCCAGGTGATCGCCGGATCCTCGTCGGCGGCGGTGGCCTGCCGGGCGTCCCGCGGCGTGAACGCCACGACGCCCGCGGTCAGGATCAGCCCCCGCACGAAACCCGCGCCCTGGCCGTGGCGGACCGCAGGCGGCGTGTAGCCGTTGCGGGCGCAGGCCGTCAGGACGTCGTCGTACAGCGCCGGGGCGTCGGCGCGCGGAAACAGGGCCAGGTCGAAACCGGTGAGCAGGGCCAGGGGGACGGCCTCGTGCGCCGCGGCGGCAGCGGTCTGGGGCAGCAGCACCCCCAGTTCGCGGTGGAGCACCGGACCGAAGTCGAGACCCGTCACGTCGCAGGGGTGGTGCACGAGGCCGACGTCCAGCTCCCGTGCGGCGAAACGCGCGAGTTGCTGGGCGGTGGACAGCTCGTGCAGTTCCAGTTCCACCCCGGCATGCCTGCTGCGGAAGCCGGACAGGACGGCGGCGACGGTCTCACCGGAGATGTCGGGCGTCAGGGCGGCGCGCAGCAGCCCGCTGTCGCCGTCACGGATGCGGCGGGCGGCGGTGCGCAGCGACTCCGCCCGGTCCAGCAGCGCGCGTGCCTCCGGCAGCAGCAGGGTCCCCGCCTTGGTGATGGTCACCTGCCGGCTGGTGCGTTCGAAGAGCCGGACGCCCAGTTCGCGCTCCAGGCGCTGGATGCGCTGGGACAGCGGCGGCTGGGCGATGCCCAGACGGGCGGCGGCACGGCCGAAGTGCGACTCCTCGGCGACGGCCACGAAGCACTCCAGGTGCCGTATCAGGTCCACGGCCTGGGAGCATATCGAGCGTTGATCGAAGCGGCGGCGATCCGCTCTGCGGACATGATGCCGGGGCGGGCAGGCGCCGAGGGGCGCGGAGGCCGGGGCGGACGCGCAGGGGAGGGGCCTGCCCTCGCGCGGACGGGTCCGGCCGCGCCGGGGCGCGCGACACCCTCATGGGATCCTGCTGCCGAGCAACCTCTGTGCGAAGGAGTCGGCCGTGGTGATGGGCATGGTTCTGGGCGACCTCCGCTCTCGCGCTTCGACGCGGGTGCGGTAACAGCGCCGCCTGCCTCACCAGTCCACGCCCGGCTAGCCGCCAGGCGGGCCGGTCTGCTCTGACCTCGTCGAAGTGCCCTCGGACCCCGCATCCGCACGTCGCACACGAGGAGCACCCGGTGCCCACAGTCCACTGGGCCGACGGCCCCGTCCACCGTTTTGCCCGCTGGCACTCCGAGAACGGCACTCCCGCCCCGCGCCGGGTCGTCGTCGCCGACGACCGGACCAGGGCCGCCGACGCCTACCGCCTGGCCTGTGAGGGAACGGCCCTGCTCTGGCAGGGCGACTACCACGGCGCCCGCGGTCTGCTGCGCGCGTTCGGCCGCCGTCTCGACCGCAAGCCGTTCACGCAGGGGGCCGATCCCGCCACCTCCTTCCACCTCCACCGCCGCTTCCGCGGACACCGCGCCCGCGTCCTCGGCAAGGTGCTGGTGCTGCTGCGGGACGACTACACCCTGGGCCTGCGCAGAGCCCCGGACGTCCGTCTCGCCTGCCGGGAGGCGTACGGCCCGCCGCAAACCGACACGACTCCGCGCGGTCGGCCGGGCGGGCGCTGTAACGCTCCTGGGACACGAATGGCACACGTCAGACACACAACTCTCCCTCATCTGCGTATTGTTAACCGCGTTCACAGCAAGGCAATTGAATGGCAGCGGTTAACAAGAGGGGGATCAGGTGTCTCATCACCTGCACAGAACCAGCCATGCCCGGCGTCCCGGCACCACCCGCCGGACCGGGCGCACCGTCGCCGCCGCGGCCGTCGCCGCCGTCATCGCCTCGGGACTGGCGACGGTACTGCCGGCCACGGCTCACGCGGCCGGAACCGGCGAAGTCCTGGTACCCGCGCCGGACGCCTACGGCGAGGGGACCGAGACGGTACTGGCGACCGGCAGCCAGGGCGTGCTGCACCGCGAGGGCGGCGGTT contains the following coding sequences:
- a CDS encoding ATP-binding cassette domain-containing protein; its protein translation is MRCEAVGKRYGRGRWVLTDVELEVPPGAVVAVAGGNGSGKSTLLRILAGLSRPTSGRVSGRPPRVGYVPDRFTAHDRLPAIAYLTHMGRVRGMPGDRARARAHHLLDRLALVGGAQAPLRTLSKGNAQKVALAQALLVVPDLLVLDEPWSGLDVPAHAVLDELIGEVAGRGGTVVFADHREAVVGQYADHAYVIRDGRLAPRGGDRPPGGAGTVEVVLSPPAGGVAPAAPDWRALPGVTHTTRRGETLVLRVGRDHSDAVLLTALRLGWSVDGVGRVPPGGDGRANGREAAR
- a CDS encoding serine hydrolase, with the protein product MTTSIARRIGAAFAEAGVTGHLHAVDIDSGAEVDAGADQPVVTASVHKLCLLVALHEQAEAGRLDLAERVECPPDDRTSGPTGLAAMLDPVLISLRDLAYLMMAVSDNGAADLLLRRVGLDAVNATTARLGLERTRALHTFRELFAMLREDTGPQGAPSLRSPHVVAGLRALDPARTNHTTPRDMTRLLGAVWRDEACLPGHCAAMRRILGLQVWPHRLASGFPFDDVRVSGKTGSLPTVRNEVGVVEYPDGGRYAVAVFTRSASTAATLPAADAVIGTAARMAVDALRARGSATGGSARREAGGPGGPAGR
- a CDS encoding LysR family transcriptional regulator, with product MDLIRHLECFVAVAEESHFGRAAARLGIAQPPLSQRIQRLERELGVRLFERTSRQVTITKAGTLLLPEARALLDRAESLRTAARRIRDGDSGLLRAALTPDISGETVAAVLSGFRSRHAGVELELHELSTAQQLARFAARELDVGLVHHPCDVTGLDFGPVLHRELGVLLPQTAAAAAHEAVPLALLTGFDLALFPRADAPALYDDVLTACARNGYTPPAVRHGQGAGFVRGLILTAGVVAFTPRDARQATAADEDPAITWRPLAGSPLAWRHCVAWPKGRGDTAVRAFADAVHRALRETAAARTDLPDRPLHLRPAAEYLL